From the Limosilactobacillus panis genome, one window contains:
- a CDS encoding B3/4 domain-containing protein: protein MQKVVVDQSFWEIFPDAQVNILYANGIDNHNDQAKLTERQQLLKDATAAAGQFLTNETFRLNPVVDQWRGAFQQFKKKKGARSSIEALLKRVNQGRNFDPIDPLVDVYNSVSLTYGVPVGIEDRDKIAGDMHLGQVDGGQSFQPVGADGDEPTLPGEVAYYDDQGAVCRCLNWRDAQRTMLTADSQNIVAVIEAVNPEQSTRANEAMEELSKLINRYFSVQPSPVFHLTKGQPVAVVPDSMTK, encoded by the coding sequence GTGCAAAAAGTAGTTGTCGACCAGAGTTTCTGGGAAATCTTCCCAGATGCGCAGGTCAATATCCTATATGCAAACGGTATTGATAACCACAATGATCAGGCCAAGCTAACGGAGCGTCAGCAACTGTTGAAGGACGCCACCGCTGCGGCGGGTCAGTTTCTAACGAACGAGACCTTCCGCCTGAACCCGGTTGTTGACCAGTGGCGGGGCGCCTTCCAGCAGTTTAAAAAGAAAAAGGGTGCCCGTTCTTCGATTGAGGCGCTGCTGAAACGGGTTAACCAGGGCCGCAACTTTGACCCGATTGACCCCCTAGTGGACGTGTATAACAGTGTTTCCCTGACTTATGGTGTCCCGGTGGGAATCGAGGACCGGGACAAAATTGCCGGTGACATGCACCTGGGCCAGGTTGATGGGGGTCAATCCTTCCAGCCGGTTGGGGCCGACGGGGATGAACCGACCCTGCCAGGTGAGGTTGCCTACTATGACGACCAGGGTGCTGTCTGCCGGTGTCTAAACTGGCGGGATGCCCAGCGGACAATGCTGACGGCGGATTCACAAAACATTGTGGCCGTGATTGAAGCGGTCAATCCGGAGCAGTCGACCCGGGCCAATGAGGCAATGGAAGAACTAAGTAAGCTTATCAACCGCTACTTCAGTGTTCAGCCAAGCCCGGTTTTCCACCTGACGAAGGGCCAACCGGTTGCGGTTGTTCCAGATAGCATGACAAAATAA
- a CDS encoding amino acid ABC transporter ATP-binding protein, translating into MDKQYKVQVKDLHKSYGKNEVLQGINLNVKPSEVVCMIGPSGSGKSTFLRCLNRLEIPNGGHVYVDGYDIADPKVNINKVRENIGMVFQHFNLFPNMSVLENITLAPVQLKKETKEEAERDALHYLEVVGLKEKANVNPKTLSGGQKQRVAIARALAMKPDVMLFDEPTSALDPEMVGDVLEVMKNLARQGMTMIVVTHEMGFAKQVADRVVFFHDGNIREQGTPEQIFNHPQQEDTKNFLDKVLNV; encoded by the coding sequence ATGGATAAACAATATAAAGTACAAGTAAAGGACCTCCACAAGAGTTACGGGAAGAATGAAGTCCTCCAGGGGATCAACCTGAATGTTAAGCCGAGTGAAGTGGTTTGCATGATTGGTCCTTCTGGCTCCGGGAAGAGTACCTTTTTACGGTGCCTGAACCGGCTAGAAATCCCAAACGGTGGGCACGTCTACGTTGACGGTTACGACATTGCCGACCCGAAGGTGAACATCAACAAGGTTCGGGAAAATATCGGGATGGTTTTCCAGCACTTTAACCTCTTCCCGAACATGTCCGTTTTGGAAAACATTACCCTGGCTCCCGTGCAACTGAAGAAGGAGACCAAGGAGGAAGCTGAAAGAGACGCCCTTCACTACCTAGAAGTGGTCGGCTTAAAGGAAAAGGCTAACGTCAACCCGAAGACCCTCTCCGGTGGGCAGAAGCAACGGGTGGCCATTGCCCGAGCACTGGCCATGAAACCGGATGTGATGCTCTTTGACGAACCAACCAGTGCCCTGGACCCCGAAATGGTCGGGGACGTCCTGGAGGTCATGAAGAACCTTGCCCGGCAGGGGATGACGATGATTGTGGTTACCCACGAAATGGGCTTTGCCAAGCAGGTGGCGGACCGGGTCGTCTTCTTCCACGATGGTAATATTCGTGAACAGGGGACCCCAGAACAAATCTTTAACCACCCGCAACAAGAAGACACCAAGAACTTCCTGGACAAGGTCCTGAACGTCTAA
- the serS gene encoding serine--tRNA ligase codes for MLDIKKMRQDPDFYKKKLATRGVKSEEIDEVLDLDKKRRDLLQKTEALKAQRNEASEKIGEAKKKGENADEAIAQTRKLGADIKELDKKVDANDEKLHDLLAGIPNIPHDDVPVSLTEEGATELRKVGTIRKFDFEPKHHWDIGTNLGILDFDRAHKVSGARFVYYLGLGAQLERAVYNFMLDEHMKDGYTEVLPPYIVNAASMYGTGQYPKFRDSVYRVNGEDMTLIPTAEVPLTNYLRGEVIPTEELPVYVTALSPCFRSEAGAAGRDTRGLIRMHQFNKVEMVKYTKAEDSWDELEKMTANGENILKKLNIPYHVITLTTGDMSFTAAMTHDIELWMPAQNKYREVSSCSNCTDFQARRMHTQYRDENGNLQYVHTLNGSGLAVGRTVAAILENYQNEDGSVTIPDVLVPYMHGVTKITKENAVPFRNK; via the coding sequence ATGTTAGATATTAAGAAGATGCGTCAAGACCCAGATTTCTACAAGAAGAAATTAGCCACCCGTGGCGTTAAGTCGGAAGAAATTGATGAAGTCCTTGACCTTGATAAGAAGAGGCGTGACCTTCTGCAAAAGACCGAAGCCCTGAAGGCCCAACGGAACGAAGCCTCCGAAAAGATCGGTGAAGCCAAGAAGAAGGGTGAAAATGCTGACGAAGCAATTGCCCAAACGCGTAAGCTGGGTGCCGATATCAAGGAACTCGACAAGAAGGTCGACGCCAATGACGAGAAGCTGCACGACTTGCTGGCTGGAATTCCTAACATCCCTCATGATGACGTGCCAGTTAGCCTGACGGAAGAAGGGGCGACTGAATTACGGAAGGTCGGAACCATCCGTAAATTTGACTTCGAACCAAAGCACCACTGGGACATTGGGACTAACCTGGGGATTCTGGACTTTGACCGGGCCCACAAGGTATCTGGTGCACGGTTTGTTTACTACCTTGGTTTAGGTGCCCAACTGGAACGGGCTGTTTACAATTTCATGCTGGACGAACACATGAAGGACGGCTACACCGAAGTTTTGCCACCATACATCGTGAACGCTGCATCGATGTACGGAACTGGTCAATATCCAAAGTTCCGTGACTCTGTTTACCGGGTTAACGGGGAAGATATGACCTTGATTCCAACTGCCGAAGTGCCCTTGACCAACTACCTGCGTGGTGAAGTCATCCCAACTGAAGAGCTACCAGTATACGTCACTGCTTTATCGCCTTGCTTCCGTTCTGAAGCCGGGGCCGCTGGCCGTGACACCCGTGGCCTGATTCGGATGCACCAATTCAACAAGGTTGAAATGGTTAAGTACACCAAGGCCGAAGATTCATGGGATGAACTTGAAAAGATGACCGCTAACGGTGAAAACATCTTGAAGAAGTTGAATATTCCATACCACGTTATCACCTTAACTACTGGTGATATGAGTTTCACGGCAGCGATGACCCACGATATCGAACTGTGGATGCCTGCTCAGAACAAGTACCGTGAAGTATCGAGTTGTTCTAACTGTACCGACTTCCAAGCTCGGCGGATGCACACCCAATACCGGGACGAAAACGGCAACCTGCAATACGTTCACACCCTGAACGGTTCTGGTTTGGCTGTTGGCCGGACCGTTGCCGCCATCCTGGAAAACTACCAAAACGAAGATGGTTCTGTAACGATTCCAGATGTCTTAGTACCATACATGCACGGGGTAACTAAGATTACCAAGGAAAACGCCGTTCCATTCCGTAATAAGTAA
- the rlmD gene encoding 23S rRNA (uracil(1939)-C(5))-methyltransferase RlmD, whose product MAKDKAASQVEVNVSDRFPLTIRRLGINGHGIGYFKHKVCFVPGALPGEVVVAEVTRVHPRFLEAKIHRIRRKSKYRVTPRDSYANVAGGFELENLAYPEQLKFKRQVVIDSLEKFQPYGYRNYEVRPTIAAPEQYHYRNKAQFPVRMVDGHVVAGLYKPNSHDIVDMQECAVQMPRTMKVVNTVVKLIEGLQIPVYDEDHNSGIIKTVVVRESWTTGEIQLTLITNTPKLIHKHQLLAGIKDQLPEIISVMQNVNPGDTPLVWGDQMIHLAGKETITESLMGLDFKLSARSFLQLNPEQTETLYEQAAAALELDKNDTLIDAYAGIGTIGLSLASRVKEVRGMEVIPEAVADANANAKLNGITNAHYEVGKAEDVMPKWLAEGHQFDALVVDPPRMGLDEALIKQILKVKPRKFAYVSCGMASLARNLRRLNSVYHVDYIQPIDMMPQTARCEAIVKLSLRH is encoded by the coding sequence ATGGCAAAAGATAAAGCTGCGTCACAAGTTGAAGTTAATGTTAGCGACCGTTTTCCCCTGACCATCCGGCGGCTGGGGATTAATGGTCACGGAATTGGTTATTTTAAGCACAAGGTCTGCTTCGTTCCCGGGGCCCTGCCCGGTGAAGTGGTCGTGGCAGAGGTCACTAGAGTTCACCCCCGTTTTCTTGAGGCCAAGATTCATCGGATCCGAAGAAAGAGCAAGTATCGTGTAACCCCCCGCGATAGCTATGCTAATGTGGCTGGTGGCTTCGAACTAGAAAATTTGGCCTACCCGGAGCAATTAAAGTTTAAGCGCCAGGTCGTTATTGATAGTCTGGAAAAATTCCAGCCCTACGGTTACCGCAACTACGAAGTGCGCCCAACCATTGCTGCACCGGAACAGTACCACTACCGGAACAAAGCCCAGTTCCCGGTTCGAATGGTCGACGGGCACGTGGTTGCGGGCCTATATAAGCCCAATAGCCACGACATTGTTGACATGCAGGAGTGTGCCGTCCAAATGCCCCGGACAATGAAAGTTGTCAACACGGTCGTTAAGCTAATTGAGGGCCTTCAAATCCCGGTCTATGATGAGGACCACAACAGCGGGATCATCAAGACAGTTGTGGTTCGCGAATCCTGGACAACCGGTGAAATTCAGCTGACCCTGATTACCAATACCCCTAAGCTGATTCACAAGCACCAGTTACTAGCAGGAATTAAGGACCAGTTGCCAGAAATCATTTCCGTAATGCAAAACGTCAATCCGGGCGACACACCGCTGGTCTGGGGTGATCAGATGATCCACCTGGCCGGTAAGGAAACGATCACCGAGAGCCTAATGGGACTGGACTTTAAGCTCTCTGCCCGGTCATTTTTGCAGCTCAACCCGGAACAAACGGAGACCCTTTATGAACAGGCAGCAGCGGCCCTGGAGCTCGACAAGAACGATACGTTGATCGATGCCTACGCCGGGATTGGGACAATCGGGCTGTCACTTGCCTCCCGAGTTAAGGAAGTCCGGGGGATGGAGGTCATCCCCGAAGCAGTGGCCGACGCTAACGCCAATGCCAAGCTTAACGGCATCACAAACGCCCACTACGAAGTCGGCAAGGCCGAAGACGTGATGCCTAAGTGGCTTGCCGAGGGACACCAGTTTGATGCCCTCGTTGTTGACCCGCCACGGATGGGCCTAGATGAAGCCCTCATCAAGCAAATTCTCAAGGTTAAGCCCCGCAAGTTTGCCTACGTTTCCTGTGGAATGGCATCGCTTGCCCGCAACCTCCGTCGGCTAAACAGTGTCTACCACGTTGATTACATCCAGCCAATCGATATGATGCCGCAGACTGCCCGTTGTGAAGCCATTGTCAAGCTATCATTACGGCATTAA
- a CDS encoding FAD:protein FMN transferase translates to MASELMAQRHSMVHHALGTKIVLTVYGDQYFPILSKSMKLIDGYEDRLTVNRPVSEVMSVNQAAGKTPKLVSQSTYDLIKLAVHYSRENFGFNALIGPLVKLWKIGFSGANVPSDAAIKDRLRLIDPYQVLLDDENRTVYLEQSGMELDLGGIAKGYIADRLRDYWQSAGVPAGIIDLGGNLLFVGKSPRRPDGQWIIGVQDPQLKRGQNMETVRQSACSAVTSGIYERFLVKNGKRYHHLLDPRTGYPLETDLNSVTVFTDRSVLGEVEAKRLFFNEEPVAGWEEQPGNRGAVFIHNDEHIVNVNI, encoded by the coding sequence ATGGCAAGCGAGTTAATGGCCCAACGGCATAGTATGGTCCACCATGCTCTTGGTACCAAGATTGTCTTAACGGTTTACGGTGACCAGTATTTCCCAATCCTTAGTAAGTCGATGAAACTAATTGACGGCTACGAGGACCGCTTGACGGTTAACCGGCCGGTTTCTGAGGTCATGTCGGTCAACCAGGCTGCCGGTAAGACACCGAAGTTGGTTTCACAGTCGACCTACGACCTCATCAAATTAGCAGTTCACTACAGCCGGGAGAACTTTGGCTTTAACGCCTTGATTGGGCCCCTCGTCAAGCTGTGGAAGATTGGTTTTAGCGGGGCCAATGTGCCCAGTGATGCCGCGATTAAGGACCGTCTGCGGTTGATTGACCCTTACCAGGTCCTACTCGACGATGAGAACCGGACGGTATACCTGGAACAGTCGGGGATGGAACTCGACTTAGGCGGGATCGCCAAGGGTTACATTGCGGACCGTCTGCGTGACTACTGGCAAAGCGCCGGGGTGCCGGCAGGAATCATTGACCTAGGCGGCAACCTCCTCTTTGTGGGAAAATCGCCCCGTCGTCCGGATGGCCAGTGGATCATTGGTGTTCAAGACCCCCAACTAAAGCGGGGGCAGAACATGGAGACGGTTCGCCAGTCCGCATGCTCGGCGGTTACCTCGGGAATTTATGAACGCTTCTTGGTGAAAAATGGCAAGCGTTACCACCACTTGCTGGACCCGCGGACTGGTTATCCCTTGGAAACGGACCTGAATAGTGTGACGGTCTTTACAGACCGGTCCGTACTGGGGGAAGTGGAGGCTAAACGGCTCTTCTTCAACGAGGAACCAGTTGCCGGCTGGGAAGAACAACCGGGTAACCGGGGAGCTGTTTTTATCCATAATGACGAGCATATCGTAAACGTCAATATTTAA
- a CDS encoding IS1182 family transposase, which produces MYQNYTIGQTEFVLSYNYDLPQNHIARLISDFVDSIPQNVLLEDSGAATGRPSSHPAIMLKILLFAYARQTYSGRKIEMMLDENLPMRWLAHDYAYSYHTINNFRRSQHASKLIKHAFVYFTMALKDHGLIQNDAVFIDGTKVEADANKYSFTWRRAVEKYHAKLREKTSKLYEELVEKQVVQEMAPELVTSAEGMEVMEQELAEKITKLDEEIKQEPKIIKGGSVRKRRRRFLKKLRHQLSNDLIPRAKKYERAEDIFQGRNSYSKTDHDATFMCMKEDPMMNRELKPGYNLQIATHKQFVLDYGLFSNPTDTRTLVPFLTQFHALDFFKHIVADAGYGSEYNYTMILDQFEKQPVIPYTTYQKEQKHKFKNDPTKSQNWQYNAEDDYYIDHLGVRFSFYRYSRRTDKYGFERDFKLYRADKHQLSEQLDELAKTPSGRQRYMQVNPTWNYYKAKVKATLSSDEGKAIYRRRKFDVEPVFGHMKRDFGIRRTHLRGQRAVENDIGLALMALNLTKFGQSISRLATNFINNLKSGL; this is translated from the coding sequence ATGTATCAAAATTATACCATAGGACAAACCGAATTCGTACTAAGCTATAACTATGATTTACCACAAAATCATATTGCGCGGCTAATTAGTGATTTTGTCGACTCGATTCCACAAAATGTGCTATTAGAAGATTCAGGAGCGGCTACCGGCCGCCCTTCATCGCATCCAGCAATTATGCTTAAGATTCTCTTGTTTGCCTACGCACGTCAAACTTATTCTGGAAGAAAGATTGAAATGATGTTGGATGAGAACCTGCCAATGCGTTGGTTAGCTCATGATTATGCTTATAGCTACCATACCATTAATAACTTTCGACGCAGTCAGCACGCTAGTAAGCTAATTAAACATGCCTTTGTTTACTTTACCATGGCTTTGAAAGATCACGGACTAATTCAAAATGATGCAGTTTTTATCGATGGGACCAAGGTAGAAGCCGATGCCAATAAATATTCATTTACTTGGCGACGGGCAGTTGAAAAGTATCACGCTAAGTTAAGAGAAAAGACGAGTAAGCTTTATGAGGAACTAGTAGAAAAACAAGTGGTGCAAGAAATGGCACCCGAGCTGGTTACTTCTGCCGAAGGCATGGAAGTAATGGAACAAGAACTTGCGGAGAAAATCACTAAGTTAGATGAAGAGATTAAGCAAGAACCAAAAATCATCAAAGGTGGTTCAGTTAGAAAACGGCGCCGTCGTTTTCTAAAAAAACTTCGCCATCAATTAAGCAACGACCTAATTCCGCGTGCCAAAAAGTATGAACGTGCCGAAGATATCTTCCAAGGTCGTAATAGCTATTCCAAGACTGATCATGATGCGACTTTTATGTGTATGAAGGAAGATCCGATGATGAATCGGGAGTTAAAGCCCGGCTATAACCTGCAAATCGCTACACATAAGCAATTTGTCCTTGATTACGGGCTCTTTTCAAATCCAACTGACACCAGGACCTTAGTGCCATTCCTTACCCAGTTTCATGCTTTAGATTTCTTTAAGCATATCGTTGCCGATGCCGGTTATGGTAGTGAGTACAATTACACAATGATTCTTGATCAGTTTGAAAAGCAGCCTGTTATTCCATACACAACTTATCAAAAGGAACAGAAACATAAATTTAAAAACGATCCAACTAAATCACAAAATTGGCAGTATAATGCCGAAGATGATTACTACATCGATCATTTAGGAGTTCGCTTTAGCTTTTATCGGTATAGTAGGCGAACCGATAAATATGGTTTCGAACGTGATTTCAAACTCTACCGAGCGGATAAGCACCAACTGTCAGAACAATTGGATGAGTTGGCAAAAACACCAAGTGGTCGGCAACGCTATATGCAGGTTAACCCAACGTGGAATTATTACAAGGCTAAAGTAAAAGCAACCCTCTCAAGTGACGAAGGCAAGGCAATTTATCGTCGACGAAAGTTCGACGTTGAGCCAGTCTTTGGTCACATGAAGAGGGATTTTGGCATACGCCGAACTCATCTACGCGGACAACGGGCTGTGGAAAATGACATTGGGCTAGCCTTGATGGCATTAAATCTAACGAAATTTGGTCAATCAATTAGTCGATTGGCGACTAATTTTATAAATAATTTAAAATCCGGACTATGA
- a CDS encoding ABC transporter substrate-binding protein/permease yields the protein MRKIGWRKILATFIAVLGIALGWSLVEPQSVSAAEPTYTFATNNTFEPFEIQDSKGGYSGKNPGIEIEMLKKIAKHEHFKYKLKPMSFNGDLQALEGGQVDAVIAGMSVTNERKQKFDFSKPYYTDGVMMAVAKNSKITSLKQLKGKMVSAKSGTSAALFVKKNQKKYGYKIRYFDSSNTMWNDVKNGNTDATFDDGPVLQYGIRTGVPLKIVTKKPIDAQPVAVGFQKGQNLALQKKVNDGIDWLNKTGQMKQIVNKYTKSDKTTKSSTASRTIPGLLKANRSALLNGLWMTIQLTIVGIILAMIFGLILGVLGIMQSKLANGISSIIIYIFRGLPMIVLAFFIYMGLPNVIGHKVPLFLAGIMTLMLDEGAYIGAIVKGGFDAVDPGQWEAARSLGLPYRKALIKVVAPQGIKIMVPSLVNQFIITLKDTSILSAIGVMELTQTGTVIISQNMEGFKMWLIIGTIYIIIITLLTWLSNYIQKRMA from the coding sequence ATGCGGAAAATAGGTTGGAGAAAAATACTAGCCACCTTCATCGCAGTCCTCGGGATTGCGCTCGGGTGGTCATTAGTCGAACCACAGAGTGTGTCTGCCGCCGAACCGACTTACACCTTTGCCACGAACAACACGTTTGAGCCTTTCGAAATTCAAGATAGCAAGGGCGGCTATTCCGGTAAAAATCCCGGAATTGAAATCGAAATGTTGAAGAAGATTGCTAAGCACGAACACTTTAAATACAAACTCAAGCCAATGAGTTTCAACGGTGACTTGCAAGCCTTGGAAGGCGGTCAAGTTGATGCCGTCATCGCCGGGATGAGTGTTACTAACGAGCGGAAACAGAAGTTTGACTTCTCCAAACCTTACTACACAGACGGTGTTATGATGGCGGTTGCCAAGAACAGTAAGATCACCTCACTGAAGCAGTTAAAGGGTAAGATGGTTTCCGCTAAGTCCGGGACCAGTGCCGCCCTCTTTGTTAAGAAGAACCAGAAGAAGTACGGGTACAAGATTCGTTACTTCGACTCTTCAAACACGATGTGGAACGATGTTAAGAACGGTAACACGGATGCCACCTTTGACGACGGGCCGGTTCTCCAATACGGAATCCGGACCGGGGTCCCATTGAAGATCGTCACCAAGAAGCCAATTGATGCCCAGCCAGTGGCGGTTGGTTTCCAAAAGGGCCAGAACCTGGCACTGCAAAAGAAGGTTAATGATGGGATTGACTGGTTAAACAAGACCGGCCAAATGAAGCAAATCGTCAATAAGTACACAAAGAGTGATAAGACAACCAAGAGCAGCACTGCTAGCCGGACAATCCCTGGCCTTCTGAAGGCTAACCGGTCGGCACTGCTCAACGGTTTATGGATGACTATCCAACTGACGATTGTTGGGATTATCTTAGCGATGATCTTCGGCCTGATTCTCGGTGTCCTGGGAATTATGCAGAGTAAACTTGCCAACGGAATCTCCAGCATCATCATCTACATTTTCCGGGGATTACCAATGATCGTTTTGGCCTTCTTTATCTACATGGGCTTGCCAAACGTGATTGGCCATAAGGTTCCACTATTTCTCGCCGGGATCATGACACTAATGCTTGACGAAGGGGCCTACATCGGGGCCATCGTTAAGGGGGGCTTTGATGCCGTTGACCCTGGCCAATGGGAAGCGGCCCGGAGCCTTGGCTTGCCATACCGGAAGGCCTTAATCAAGGTTGTGGCACCGCAAGGAATCAAGATTATGGTTCCATCCCTGGTCAACCAGTTCATCATCACCCTGAAGGATACCTCCATTCTTTCGGCAATTGGGGTCATGGAATTGACGCAGACCGGGACAGTGATCATTTCGCAAAACATGGAAGGGTTTAAGATGTGGTTGATCATTGGGACAATTTACATCATCATCATTACCCTGCTGACCTGGTTATCAAACTACATTCAAAAGAGGATGGCTTAA
- a CDS encoding NADPH-dependent FMN reductase translates to MKIAAIAGSNANHSYNRMLLEFIAKDLRDTDDVDVIDIRKVPLFNENYKGKTPKVVADIDRRVAAADAVIIASPEYNHSITSALKSMIEWLSYELHPLEDKPVMIIGASTHEQGSSRSQVQLRDILISPGVNAHVFQGDEFFMSNVADMIDENGNITDEGTVSFLNKCISEFKPYAEAINGMVAKKEAAKD, encoded by the coding sequence TTGAAGATTGCTGCAATTGCAGGATCCAACGCGAACCATTCATATAACCGAATGCTGTTAGAGTTTATTGCGAAAGACCTTCGCGATACTGATGATGTCGATGTGATTGACATTCGCAAGGTTCCCCTCTTTAACGAAAACTACAAAGGAAAGACGCCGAAAGTAGTTGCTGATATTGACCGCCGGGTTGCCGCGGCCGATGCGGTAATTATTGCCAGTCCAGAATATAACCACTCGATCACCTCTGCTTTGAAGAGCATGATTGAATGGCTGTCATACGAACTCCACCCACTAGAAGACAAGCCGGTAATGATTATCGGTGCGTCGACCCATGAGCAGGGTTCTTCCCGTTCCCAAGTTCAATTGCGGGATATCTTGATCTCTCCTGGGGTCAATGCCCATGTCTTCCAAGGTGATGAATTCTTTATGAGCAACGTTGCAGATATGATTGATGAAAATGGCAATATCACTGATGAGGGGACAGTTAGTTTCCTTAATAAGTGCATTAGCGAGTTTAAGCCATACGCAGAAGCAATCAACGGGATGGTTGCTAAAAAGGAGGCGGCAAAGGACTAA
- a CDS encoding NAD(P)H-dependent oxidoreductase, with product MKILALVGTNANFSYNRILLKFMKKHFKQMADIEIYEISKLPAFSVDVPLEEQTEVWKLKQKVKAADGVVFSTPEYDHGIPAALKSATEWLSYHTEVLKHKPVMVVGVSYGRQASARSQVQMRQILISPDCDANLLPGNEVLIGGASRVFSKDGRLINEDMRDNLEKCFTNFIQYIQVFKNIDEEEVQMPIKRPKISDAYINFPTGRLSLKEVQQIFSTIPFEIDLVDSSDRFAWYSDKPNREHVRSVASLNEPITECHPPKAVPIVTKIINSFRDGEKDVVTRPLWMNGHRSLIQYYALRDIDGHYLGTIEFTGSVEYILNLFENGAWDNKPDATTGASKHDDTNEAASETVDASTGASETGNDDADNASVEKTAPVQADDSDATSAASESGSVDADDESADATTGASEN from the coding sequence ATGAAGATTTTAGCTTTAGTCGGGACCAACGCAAACTTCTCATACAACCGGATCTTACTTAAGTTTATGAAGAAGCACTTTAAGCAAATGGCCGACATTGAAATTTATGAAATTAGCAAGCTCCCCGCCTTTAGTGTGGACGTTCCGCTGGAAGAACAGACCGAGGTCTGGAAGTTAAAGCAAAAGGTTAAGGCCGCTGACGGGGTCGTGTTCTCAACACCAGAATATGACCACGGGATTCCGGCCGCACTGAAGAGTGCCACGGAATGGCTTTCTTATCATACTGAAGTACTAAAGCACAAGCCAGTCATGGTCGTGGGGGTTTCTTATGGTCGTCAAGCATCTGCCCGCTCCCAAGTCCAGATGCGGCAAATCCTGATTTCACCGGACTGTGATGCTAACTTATTACCCGGCAACGAAGTATTAATTGGTGGGGCTAGCCGCGTATTTTCTAAAGATGGCCGTCTGATCAATGAAGACATGCGCGACAACCTAGAAAAGTGCTTTACTAACTTTATTCAGTATATTCAGGTATTCAAAAACATCGATGAGGAGGAAGTTCAGATGCCAATCAAACGCCCAAAGATTAGCGATGCCTATATTAATTTCCCAACGGGTCGCCTATCATTAAAAGAAGTTCAACAAATTTTCAGTACAATTCCATTTGAGATTGACTTGGTTGATAGTTCTGACCGCTTTGCCTGGTACTCGGACAAGCCAAACCGGGAACACGTCCGGAGCGTGGCTTCCTTAAATGAACCAATTACTGAGTGCCACCCACCGAAGGCTGTACCGATTGTCACCAAGATTATCAACAGTTTCCGTGACGGTGAGAAGGACGTCGTTACCCGTCCACTGTGGATGAACGGCCACCGTTCACTAATCCAATACTATGCCCTGCGTGACATTGACGGCCACTACCTGGGAACCATTGAGTTCACGGGAAGTGTTGAATACATCCTTAACCTCTTCGAAAACGGTGCCTGGGACAACAAGCCAGACGCCACGACTGGTGCTTCTAAGCACGACGATACTAACGAAGCTGCTAGTGAGACGGTTGACGCTTCAACCGGGGCATCCGAAACGGGTAATGACGATGCCGACAATGCTTCAGTAGAGAAAACGGCACCAGTCCAAGCCGACGATAGTGACGCCACTTCTGCAGCTTCAGAAAGCGGTAGTGTTGACGCTGACGACGAAAGTGCGGACGCCACGACTGGTGCTTCCGAAAACTAG